From one Ooceraea biroi isolate clonal line C1 chromosome 7, Obir_v5.4, whole genome shotgun sequence genomic stretch:
- the LOC105279258 gene encoding glycerol-3-phosphate acyltransferase 4 isoform X1 has translation MASLWTVVSFAFSLMMTPFLMLLLVIIFLASIGKSLGVRRLYIKLLLALFEYGRQNIENVKKRNGSRDPDKDSGVEEECESPAIMEKNLTVTSPKTQNGCVGNSVIARSKDLILVPEPEAQNHKNHIDESKELKNSHETSTIDDKEDGLNEKNSFETLKTGFATVCLDYIKSGVEAIIEDEVTSRFEAEELKNWNLLTRTNRYYEFISWKLTFIWMFGFVMRYCFLLPLRIFICFVGVMYLVVVTSLIGFLPNGRVKRWANNQGTLISFRIMSRSISSVITVHNPEYKPGNGGICVSNHTTTLDVCILSTQTTFSLIGQRHGGFLGILQRALARASPHIWFERSEVKDREAVARRLKEHVSDPTKPPILIFPEGTCINNTSVMQFKKGSFEVDTVIYPVAIKYDPRFGDAFWNSSRYSMIQYLYMMMSSWAIVCDVWYLPPMYKKEGESAIDFANRVKSVIARRGGLVDLQWDGQLKRMKPKKEWREKQQEEFSKRLKVE, from the exons ATGGCGTCGTTGTGGACGGTGGTCTCGTTCGCGTTTTCCTTGATGATGACACCTTTCCTCATGCTACTGCTGGTGATTATATTCCTCGCATCAATCGGCAAGTCCCTCGGCGTACGCAGGTTGTACATCAAGCTGCTGCTGGCCCTGTTCGAG TATGGTAGACAAAAcattgaaaatgtaaaaaagagaaacggttCTCGAGATCCGGATAAGGATTCTGGCGTAGAAGAGGAATGCGAGTCTCCGGCAATCATGGAGAAGAATTTAACGGTAACATCGCCAAAGACGCAAAACGGATGTGTGGGTAATTCGGTGATAGCCAGATCGAAGGACTTAATTTTAGTCCCCGAGCCAGAAGCGCAAAATCATAAGAATCATATTGACGAATCGAAAGAACTCAAGAACAGTCACGAAACTTCAACAATTGACGACAAAGag GATGGCCTCAACGAGAAGAATTCTTTTGAGACGCTCAAAACCGGATTCGCGACAGTTTGCTTAGATTACATCAAATCGGGCGTCGAAGCTATTATAGAGGACGAAGTGACGTCACGCTTCGAAGCGGAGGAACTTAag aattgGAATCTGTTAACACGGACAAATAGATACTACGAATTTATTTCCTGGAAGTTAACTTTTATATGGATGTTCGGATTCGTCATGCGCTATTGCTTCCTTCTACCGTTAAGGATATTTATTTGCTTCGTAGGA GTAATGTATCTCGTAGTCGTAACATCCTTAATTGGCTTTCTGCCGAACGGCCGCGTAAAACGTTGGGCGAACAACCAGGGCACCCTTATTTCGTTCAGGATAATGTCCCGTTCTATCTCGAGCGTAATCACGGTCCACAATCCAGAGTACAAACCAGGGAACGGAGGGATTTGCGTGTCAAATCATACGACTACTCTCGACGTCTGCATTTTGTCCACACAGACGACTTTCTCTTTG ATAGGTCAAAGGCACGGTGGCTTCTTGGGAATATTACAACGAGCTCTTGCTCGCGCTTCCCCACACATATGGTTCGAACGCTCCGAGGTCAAAGATAGAGAAGCGGTTGCGAGAAG ATTAAAAGAACACGTATCAGATCCTACGAAACCACCAATACTCATATTTCCGGAGGGCACGTGCATCAATAATACGTCGGTTATGCAATTCAAGAAAGGCAGCTTCGAAGTGGATACTGTTATTTACCCAGTGGCcataaaa TACGATCCGAGGTTCGGTGATGCATTTTGGAACAGCAGTCGATATTCAatgatacaatatttatacatgatgATGTCGAGCTGGGCGATAGTCTGTGATGTGTGGTATCTTCCTCCGATGTACAAGAAGGAAGGTGAGAGTGCCATCGATTTTGCGAATCGAGTAAAATCTGTGATAGCGCGGCGAGGCGGCCTTGTCGACCTGCAGTG GGACGGTCAACTGAAGAGGATGAAGCCGAAGAAGGAGTGGAGGGAAAAGCAGCAAGAAGAATTTAGTAAACGATTGAAAGTCGAATAA
- the LOC105279259 gene encoding ATP synthase subunit e, mitochondrial: protein MSTAELNPRPLRVSPFIKFCRWSLLVTGIAYGAFHHRRYSKRENARREEELRLKPMRDAKLAEEKRLAKIAEDKMLEELMTPSKKT, encoded by the exons ATGTCGACCGCCGAGTTAAATCCGAGACCTTTGCGAGTTTCTCCTTTCATCAAG tttTGCCGTTGGAGTTTACTTGTTACTGGAATTGCTTATGGTGCGTTCCATCATAGGAGATAcagtaaaagagaaaatgcaCGCAGAGAAGAGGAGTTGAGACTTAAACCTATGCGCGATGCCAAGCTAGCTGAAGAAAAGAGACTTGCTAAAATag cgGAAGACAAAATGCTGGAAGAGTTGATGACACCATCCAAAAAGACATAA
- the LOC105279258 gene encoding glycerol-3-phosphate acyltransferase 3 isoform X2, with amino-acid sequence MASLWTVVSFAFSLMMTPFLMLLLVIIFLASIGKSLGVRRLYIKLLLALFEYGRQNIENVKKRNGSRDPDKDSGVEEECESPAIMEKNLTVTSPKTQNGCVGNSVIARSKDLILVPEPEAQNHKNHIDESKELKNSHETSTIDDKEDGLNEKNSFETLKTGFATVCLDYIKSGVEAIIEDEVTSRFEAEELKNWNLLTRTNRYYEFISWKLTFIWMFGFVMRYCFLLPLRIFICFVGVMWLTLCTAVVGYVPEGSFKRWLNYKVSIMCFAVLSSALSSVITYHNPENRPVRGICVANHTSPIDVLVLMCDNCYSLIGQRHGGFLGILQRALARASPHIWFERSEVKDREAVARRLKEHVSDPTKPPILIFPEGTCINNTSVMQFKKGSFEVDTVIYPVAIKYDPRFGDAFWNSSRYSMIQYLYMMMSSWAIVCDVWYLPPMYKKEGESAIDFANRVKSVIARRGGLVDLQWDGQLKRMKPKKEWREKQQEEFSKRLKVE; translated from the exons ATGGCGTCGTTGTGGACGGTGGTCTCGTTCGCGTTTTCCTTGATGATGACACCTTTCCTCATGCTACTGCTGGTGATTATATTCCTCGCATCAATCGGCAAGTCCCTCGGCGTACGCAGGTTGTACATCAAGCTGCTGCTGGCCCTGTTCGAG TATGGTAGACAAAAcattgaaaatgtaaaaaagagaaacggttCTCGAGATCCGGATAAGGATTCTGGCGTAGAAGAGGAATGCGAGTCTCCGGCAATCATGGAGAAGAATTTAACGGTAACATCGCCAAAGACGCAAAACGGATGTGTGGGTAATTCGGTGATAGCCAGATCGAAGGACTTAATTTTAGTCCCCGAGCCAGAAGCGCAAAATCATAAGAATCATATTGACGAATCGAAAGAACTCAAGAACAGTCACGAAACTTCAACAATTGACGACAAAGag GATGGCCTCAACGAGAAGAATTCTTTTGAGACGCTCAAAACCGGATTCGCGACAGTTTGCTTAGATTACATCAAATCGGGCGTCGAAGCTATTATAGAGGACGAAGTGACGTCACGCTTCGAAGCGGAGGAACTTAag aattgGAATCTGTTAACACGGACAAATAGATACTACGAATTTATTTCCTGGAAGTTAACTTTTATATGGATGTTCGGATTCGTCATGCGCTATTGCTTCCTTCTACCGTTAAGGATATTTATTTGCTTCGTAGGA GTGATGTGGCTGACACTGTGCACTGCAGTGGTGGGCTACGTTCCCGAGGGTAGCTTCAAGCGGTGGCTGAACTACAAAGTCTCCATAATGTGCTTTGCTGTCTTATCCAGTGCTCTGTCTTCAGTCATCACCTACCATAATCCAGAAAATCGACCTGTCAGAGGCATATGTGTCGCTAATCACACATCTCCCATTGACGTACTTGTGCTCATGTGTGATAATTGTTATTCCTTG ATAGGTCAAAGGCACGGTGGCTTCTTGGGAATATTACAACGAGCTCTTGCTCGCGCTTCCCCACACATATGGTTCGAACGCTCCGAGGTCAAAGATAGAGAAGCGGTTGCGAGAAG ATTAAAAGAACACGTATCAGATCCTACGAAACCACCAATACTCATATTTCCGGAGGGCACGTGCATCAATAATACGTCGGTTATGCAATTCAAGAAAGGCAGCTTCGAAGTGGATACTGTTATTTACCCAGTGGCcataaaa TACGATCCGAGGTTCGGTGATGCATTTTGGAACAGCAGTCGATATTCAatgatacaatatttatacatgatgATGTCGAGCTGGGCGATAGTCTGTGATGTGTGGTATCTTCCTCCGATGTACAAGAAGGAAGGTGAGAGTGCCATCGATTTTGCGAATCGAGTAAAATCTGTGATAGCGCGGCGAGGCGGCCTTGTCGACCTGCAGTG GGACGGTCAACTGAAGAGGATGAAGCCGAAGAAGGAGTGGAGGGAAAAGCAGCAAGAAGAATTTAGTAAACGATTGAAAGTCGAATAA